From the Plodia interpunctella isolate USDA-ARS_2022_Savannah chromosome 5, ilPloInte3.2, whole genome shotgun sequence genome, one window contains:
- the Lipt2 gene encoding octanoyl-[acyl-carrier-protein]:protein N-octanoyltransferase LIPT2, mitochondrial, with protein sequence MQNIVKVWKLGLMSYDTALKIQLSIARKHLDSMTKGLEENYDTLLLVEHKPVYTVGIRDETPKDEILRLRSLGAEFKKTNRGGLITFHGPGQLVAYPVINLKHFKTSVKWYVNNLEETVIKICEQLGIKANRSLHTGVWVDDSKIASIGIHASRYVTTHGVSINCDNDLSWFDHIDPCGIDDMGVTSIAKETGAEFNTEKAIPLFLKTFGNVFDCKCEDLEVPVQEQILNDVYCKLLTQAQ encoded by the exons atgcaaaatatagtaaaagtTTGGAAACTTGGGCTCATGAGCTATGATActgcattaaaaatacaactcTCAATCGCTCGCAAGCACCTAGATTCTATGACGAAAGGGCTTGAAGAGAACTACGATACACTATTGCTTGTGGAACACAAACCTGTATATACTGTTG GAATACGAGATGAAACACCAAAAGatgaaattttaaggttaCGGTCCCTCGGCGCagagtttaaaaaaactaacagAGGGGGTTTGATCACTTTCCATGGACCTGGACAACTTGTCGCATATcctgttataaatttaaaacatttcaaaactAGTGTCAAATGGTATGTCAATAATCTTGAAGAGACTGTAATCAAAATTTGTGAACAACTGg gtatTAAAGCAAATCGCTCATTACACACAGGAGTTTGGGTGGATGACAGTAAAATTGCATCCATAGGTATCCATGCATCACGTTATGTCACTACCCATGGTGTATCTATAAATTGTGATAATGATCTGTCTTGGTTCGATCATATAGACCCCTGCGGGATTGATGACATGGGTGTTACATCAATAGCCAAGGAAACTGGTGCTGAATTTAATACAGAGAAGGCAATTCCATTGTTCCTGAAAACATTTGGTAATGTGTTTGATTGCAAGTGTGAAGATTTAGAGGTACCAGTTCaagaacaaattttaaatgatgtttattgCAAATTACTTACTCAAGCTCAATAG